From Saprospiraceae bacterium, one genomic window encodes:
- a CDS encoding cysteine hydrolase: MKVLIIIDMLKGFCRKGFPLSLPDSTADIENYIASKISETHQQGGKVIFVCDSHSLTDPEIGNPYPPHCMTGTVEAEIIDELKLLADKSIVLTKHTLSIFLNTGLEKYLREFKPTEVELTGVCTDICDLFAVYELRIRGYNVFVSSKGVLPLDPNKQTEYMDYFKNRLGAKTE, translated from the coding sequence ATGAAAGTTCTAATCATCATTGACATGCTGAAAGGGTTTTGCAGAAAAGGGTTTCCGCTTTCACTTCCTGATTCAACGGCAGACATTGAAAATTACATTGCTTCAAAAATTTCAGAGACACATCAACAAGGCGGCAAAGTAATTTTTGTTTGCGACAGCCATTCTTTGACTGACCCTGAAATAGGAAATCCTTATCCACCGCACTGCATGACAGGAACTGTTGAAGCGGAAATAATTGACGAATTGAAGCTGCTTGCAGACAAATCAATCGTTTTGACAAAACACACTTTGAGTATTTTTCTCAATACAGGACTTGAAAAGTATTTGCGAGAGTTCAAACCGACAGAAGTTGAATTGACAGGGGTTTGCACTGACATTTGCGACTTGTTTGCTGTTTACGAATTGAGAATAAGAGGTTATAATGTTTTCGTTTCAAGCAAAGGAGTATTACCGCTTGACCCGAACAAACAAACAGAATACATGGACTACTTTAAAAACCGACTTGGTGCAAAAACAGAATAA
- a CDS encoding T9SS type A sorting domain-containing protein — protein sequence MKNIVLIVLSFFLYCIQGISQKIAQFEMKFYFEDARGNKDTLFFRADSSIVDDETKSSDDLNLDWDESIDNSPFDSTIEVRGQGLNGNSNFFHNIIVKAYDNGQGCIAPKPLLIFVYTKYWPIKMTWNLDYFRDHGCLYGTFATPDADYAKKWLFNDPVPIREIACLGNQNQFVKDLRESELFSNWELPYETFHEVIGNGKIPITAIQIYFGKPWAHLCDTLSSINDFEKLNVTVFPTIVSNQLKIVNPNSELLDCRIINIEGKEFDKFVINNSEYYKDLEYLSFGLYLIIIQNSKGIKIVKKFIKT from the coding sequence ATGAAAAATATTGTTTTAATTGTGCTTAGTTTTTTCTTGTATTGTATACAAGGAATATCTCAAAAAATTGCTCAATTTGAAATGAAATTCTACTTTGAAGATGCACGAGGAAATAAAGATACTTTATTTTTCAGGGCAGACTCATCAATCGTAGACGATGAAACAAAATCTTCTGATGATTTAAATTTAGACTGGGATGAATCAATAGATAATTCACCATTTGATTCGACAATCGAAGTAAGAGGACAAGGATTGAACGGAAATTCCAATTTTTTTCATAATATTATCGTTAAAGCATATGATAATGGTCAGGGTTGTATAGCTCCAAAACCTCTACTAATTTTCGTTTACACTAAGTATTGGCCTATTAAAATGACTTGGAATCTAGATTATTTTAGAGATCATGGTTGTCTATACGGTACTTTTGCTACACCCGATGCAGATTATGCCAAGAAGTGGCTTTTTAATGACCCTGTGCCCATTCGTGAAATTGCCTGTTTAGGAAATCAAAATCAATTTGTTAAAGATTTAAGAGAAAGCGAATTATTCTCCAATTGGGAGCTGCCATATGAGACATTTCACGAGGTTATTGGAAATGGAAAAATTCCAATTACTGCTATACAGATTTATTTTGGGAAGCCTTGGGCTCATTTATGTGATACTTTATCTTCTATCAATGACTTTGAGAAATTGAATGTTACAGTATTTCCTACAATCGTTTCAAATCAACTAAAAATTGTTAACCCAAACTCTGAATTATTGGATTGCAGGATAATTAATATTGAGGGAAAAGAATTTGATAAATTTGTTATTAATAACAGTGAATATTATAAAGATTTGGAGTACCTAAGTTTCGGCCTTTACTTAATAATAATACAAAACAGTAAAGGAATTAAAATTGTTAAAAAATTTATTAAAACTTAG
- a CDS encoding restriction endonuclease, which translates to MIPDYQSLMLPLLKLVADGQEHKYRDLIESLAIEFEVTDEERKELLASGNQAIFDNRVGWAKTYLKKAGLLDSPKRATFVITDLGKQTLAKNPDRVDAKYLRQFPAFLEFQNASRNNNESEEDETTIIENNEQTPEESLDKAYQRIRKSLASELLNKVVDLSPAFFERLVVELLVKMGYGGSIKDAGKAMGKSGDEGIDGTIKEDKLGLDIIYIQAKRWRPGNVVGRPELQKFVGALAGQGAKKGIFITTSNFTKEALEYTPRNETKIVLIDGEHLAQLMIDYNLGCTTQQTYELKKIDSDYFGEE; encoded by the coding sequence ATGATTCCAGACTATCAATCCTTAATGCTTCCACTACTCAAACTTGTTGCGGACGGACAAGAACACAAATACAGAGACTTGATTGAAAGTTTGGCTATTGAATTTGAAGTTACAGACGAAGAAAGAAAAGAACTTTTGGCAAGTGGCAACCAAGCTATTTTTGACAACAGAGTTGGTTGGGCTAAGACTTATCTAAAAAAAGCAGGTCTTCTTGACTCTCCAAAACGTGCGACATTCGTTATCACTGACCTTGGAAAACAGACTTTAGCGAAAAATCCAGACCGAGTTGATGCAAAGTATTTAAGACAGTTTCCCGCATTTTTGGAGTTTCAAAACGCTTCGAGAAACAATAACGAAAGCGAAGAAGATGAAACAACAATAATCGAGAACAACGAGCAAACACCCGAAGAGAGTTTAGACAAAGCATACCAACGAATAAGAAAATCGTTAGCGTCTGAACTGCTTAACAAAGTTGTTGACCTCTCTCCTGCTTTTTTTGAGCGACTTGTAGTTGAACTTTTAGTTAAAATGGGTTACGGTGGTTCAATCAAAGACGCTGGAAAAGCAATGGGTAAAAGCGGTGACGAAGGAATAGACGGGACAATTAAAGAAGATAAACTTGGACTTGACATCATTTACATCCAAGCCAAGCGTTGGAGACCAGGAAATGTTGTTGGACGACCAGAACTTCAAAAATTTGTTGGTGCACTTGCCGGACAAGGAGCCAAAAAGGGAATTTTTATAACAACATCAAATTTCACTAAGGAAGCATTGGAATACACACCGAGAAATGAAACGAAAATTGTGCTCATAGACGGTGAACATTTGGCTCAACTAATGATTGACTACAATCTTGGTTGCACGACACAGCAGACTTATGAACTTAAAAAAATTGACAGCGACTATTTTGGAGAAGAATAA
- a CDS encoding DUF3347 domain-containing protein has protein sequence MKSLKYVMTALVMLSFGVSNAQIKNARTETVKIYGNCGMCETTIEKAGNVKKTAIVDWNKDTKMATITYDAKKTNQDEILKRIALAGYDSDKFLAPDDVYAKLPECCLYERVNKPVVKAEPKTETHDHSSHATSTEMQEVNQLRSVFDNYFSLKDALVKSDGNITSTKAKDLLTALDAVQMNKLSNEEHTVWMKVMKDLAFDAEHIAETKDVAHQRDHFMSLSKNMYELIKVSKQEKPVYYQHCPMANKGKGANWLSKENAIKNPYYGSQMLTCGSTVETIK, from the coding sequence ATGAAATCATTAAAATATGTAATGACAGCATTGGTAATGTTGTCATTCGGAGTGAGCAACGCTCAAATTAAAAACGCCAGAACCGAAACCGTAAAAATTTACGGTAATTGTGGAATGTGTGAAACCACCATAGAAAAAGCAGGAAATGTAAAGAAAACAGCCATCGTAGATTGGAACAAAGACACGAAAATGGCGACCATTACCTACGATGCAAAAAAGACCAATCAGGACGAAATCCTGAAACGTATTGCCTTGGCAGGTTACGACAGCGATAAATTTCTTGCACCCGATGATGTGTATGCAAAACTGCCTGAATGTTGCCTGTACGAACGGGTAAACAAACCTGTTGTAAAAGCAGAACCGAAAACGGAAACACACGACCATTCAAGTCATGCGACATCTACAGAAATGCAGGAAGTAAACCAACTGAGATCTGTTTTTGACAACTATTTTTCATTAAAAGATGCACTGGTAAAATCTGACGGAAACATAACTTCCACAAAAGCAAAAGACTTGCTAACCGCTCTTGACGCTGTTCAAATGAATAAACTTTCAAACGAGGAACATACGGTTTGGATGAAAGTAATGAAAGACCTTGCCTTTGATGCAGAACACATTGCTGAAACCAAAGATGTAGCACATCAGCGAGACCATTTTATGAGCTTATCAAAAAATATGTACGAACTGATAAAAGTTTCAAAACAGGAAAAGCCTGTTTATTATCAGCATTGCCCAATGGCAAACAAAGGCAAAGGAGCAAATTGGTTGAGCAAAGAAAATGCTATTAAAAACCCTTATTACGGTTCGCAAATGCTTACTTGTGGTAGTACAGTTGAAACTATAAAATAA
- a CDS encoding heavy metal translocating P-type ATPase: MKKYTCPMHLQVIKDEPGKCPLCGMDLVPMGGSKKETHSHHEHQHHDHKEHSHQSENHNHHSDSGYDKHEGHHTHDFLKRFWVSLIITVPILLLSEMIQHWFGFTIAFPGDKYVLLTLGTIIYIYGGMPFLKGMVGEIKAKAIGMMTLVAIAITVAYVYSVAVALGLKGMDFFWELATLIVIMLLGHWMEMRSTMAASKALQSLVALLPNDVTVERNGEAIKIKLEALKNGETIIIKPGEKIPADGTIVDGVSYVNESMLTGESVPVKKEKDGKVIAGSINGEGALKVTATGVGKDSYLNKVINLVQDAQAAKSNTQNLADKVAKWLTYIAIAVGVITFIYWFGSSGDIAFALERMVTVMVTACPHALGVAIPLVVAISTTLSATNGLLIRNRTAFEATRKLSTIIFDKTGTLTKGSHAVEKVIPLTDKYTADEMVQYAAAVQQYSEHHIAKGILKTLKERNLELWKSENFSYMAGVGVKAVVHGKEVVAAGPNYFKQNNLTEPETPKEINQNIETVNYVFIDGEVIGIITLADSIREGSQEAIEELRKMNIKSILLTGDNEKIAKAVSEQLGMDGYIANVLPHEKQEKVKEYQAKAEIVAMTGDGVNDAPALAQADVGIAVGSGTDVAAETADIILVNSDPRDVVKMIDFGKRTYKKMVQNLLWAVGYNVIAIPLAAGVLYPNFVLSPAMGAVLMSVSTIVVAINASLLKINK; the protein is encoded by the coding sequence ATGAAAAAATATACTTGTCCGATGCACTTACAAGTGATAAAGGACGAACCGGGAAAATGTCCGCTTTGCGGAATGGATTTAGTTCCTATGGGTGGCAGTAAAAAAGAAACACACAGCCATCACGAACACCAACATCACGACCACAAAGAACATTCGCATCAAAGTGAAAACCATAATCATCATTCCGATAGTGGTTACGACAAACACGAAGGGCATCATACCCACGATTTCCTCAAACGTTTTTGGGTGAGTTTAATCATTACCGTTCCCATTTTGCTCTTATCGGAAATGATACAGCATTGGTTCGGTTTTACTATTGCTTTTCCGGGAGATAAATATGTACTGCTGACATTAGGAACTATTATTTACATCTATGGTGGAATGCCTTTCCTGAAAGGAATGGTGGGCGAAATCAAAGCCAAAGCCATCGGTATGATGACCTTGGTAGCCATCGCTATTACTGTCGCTTATGTATATTCTGTAGCCGTGGCACTGGGATTGAAAGGTATGGATTTCTTTTGGGAGTTGGCAACCCTTATCGTGATTATGCTTTTGGGGCATTGGATGGAAATGCGTTCTACTATGGCAGCTTCAAAAGCCTTACAGTCATTGGTGGCACTTTTGCCAAACGATGTTACTGTGGAACGAAATGGTGAAGCCATAAAAATAAAACTTGAAGCACTGAAAAATGGCGAAACCATTATCATCAAACCCGGTGAAAAAATTCCTGCGGATGGAACAATTGTCGATGGAGTTTCTTATGTAAACGAAAGTATGCTCACAGGCGAAAGTGTTCCGGTGAAGAAGGAAAAAGACGGAAAAGTAATTGCAGGTTCTATCAATGGAGAAGGAGCGTTAAAAGTTACTGCAACAGGTGTAGGCAAAGACAGTTACCTCAATAAGGTTATCAATTTAGTTCAGGATGCACAAGCAGCAAAATCCAATACGCAAAACCTTGCCGATAAAGTAGCTAAATGGCTTACTTATATTGCCATTGCAGTAGGCGTAATCACTTTTATTTATTGGTTTGGCAGTAGCGGAGATATTGCGTTTGCTTTGGAAAGAATGGTTACCGTAATGGTTACGGCTTGTCCACACGCTTTGGGTGTGGCTATTCCATTGGTGGTTGCTATTTCCACCACGCTTTCGGCAACCAATGGTTTACTCATTCGCAACCGAACGGCATTTGAGGCAACACGAAAATTATCTACCATTATTTTCGATAAAACCGGAACATTAACCAAAGGTTCTCATGCTGTTGAAAAGGTTATTCCATTAACCGATAAATATACTGCCGATGAAATGGTACAGTATGCAGCAGCCGTTCAGCAATATTCCGAACACCACATTGCAAAAGGTATTTTGAAAACGCTGAAGGAAAGAAACCTTGAACTATGGAAGTCGGAAAACTTCAGCTATATGGCTGGTGTTGGTGTAAAAGCAGTAGTACACGGAAAGGAAGTGGTGGCAGCAGGACCTAATTATTTCAAGCAGAATAATCTTACCGAACCGGAAACTCCCAAAGAAATCAATCAAAATATTGAAACCGTCAATTATGTTTTTATTGACGGTGAAGTTATCGGCATCATCACCTTGGCTGACAGTATTCGGGAAGGTTCGCAAGAAGCTATTGAAGAGTTAAGAAAGATGAACATCAAATCCATTCTGCTTACTGGCGACAATGAAAAAATTGCAAAGGCAGTTTCTGAACAATTAGGAATGGACGGCTATATCGCCAATGTATTGCCTCACGAAAAGCAAGAGAAAGTAAAAGAGTATCAAGCCAAAGCTGAAATAGTGGCCATGACAGGTGATGGCGTGAATGATGCACCTGCATTGGCACAGGCAGATGTAGGTATTGCAGTAGGTTCAGGTACGGATGTAGCTGCTGAAACTGCCGATATTATTCTGGTTAACAGCGACCCAAGAGATGTTGTAAAAATGATTGACTTCGGTAAACGGACTTATAAAAAAATGGTACAAAATCTCCTTTGGGCAGTTGGCTACAATGTGATTGCCATTCCGCTTGCAGCAGGTGTGCTTTACCCCAATTTTGTTTTAAGTCCTGCTATGGGTGCGGTTTTGATGAGTGTAAGTACCATTGTGGTTGCGATTAATGCGAGCCTTTTAAAAATTAATAAATGA
- a CDS encoding multicopper oxidase domain-containing protein, with protein MDIQNIFQKKLLPITLMLLATTSLFAQKVVRYDLYVKDTLVNYAGKEKRAIAVNGQIPMPTLTFTEGDTAEIVVHNQLKESTSLHWHGVFLPNKEDGVPWLTQKPIEPGTTYTYRFPIIQHGTHWYHSHSGLQEQIGMYGSFVMLKKQNDPTFRKGIDDLPTVPLMISEWTNYNPNNINRMLHNANDWAAIKKNATQSYAEAIREGHFKTKIKNEWKRMLAMDVSDVYYDKILLNGNHTTDLKTVDGKTLKAGDKVRLRVSNGGASSYFWLRYAGGKITVVANDGNDVEPVEVDRLIIAVSETYDIVVTIPYDGVSYEFLATTEDRTQSASYFIGNGIKQLISPLPTLKYFEGMKMMNDMMKMDGNLDDMGMKMSLNQMDMNVVMYPEITGEAKQKQKQDHSQHNVDSDPNRYNANELGEIKTLNYAMLQSPHNTELPKDAPVKELKFTLTGNMNRYVWSMDNRILSEVDKIPVKKGEILRITIYNNSMMRHPMHLHGFDFRVINGKGENAPLKNVLDIMPMETDTIEFLANEEGDWFFHCHILYHMMGGMNRVFAVDDYQNPHLPNKKQAYNKLQRESNMLHFMIENDFATNGNDGEAMVQNARWSLGTEWRLGYNDMHGYEVETHLGRYIGKMQWFMPFIGFDYRYRKMGMDEHETNLFGQKNEKDTRRAVSLGFMYTLPMLVNFQAEVYHDGIVRLSLMREDIPISKRIRAGFMVNTDFEYMAELKYIINKNMGIRTHYDSDMGFGVGLSLNY; from the coding sequence ATGGATATACAAAATATTTTTCAAAAAAAGCTGTTGCCGATAACACTGATGCTTTTGGCAACAACTTCTCTTTTCGCACAAAAAGTTGTGCGATACGATTTATATGTAAAAGACACATTGGTAAACTATGCAGGAAAAGAAAAAAGAGCAATTGCAGTAAACGGTCAAATTCCAATGCCAACACTCACTTTTACAGAGGGCGATACTGCTGAAATTGTGGTACACAATCAGCTAAAAGAAAGTACATCACTACATTGGCACGGAGTATTTTTGCCCAATAAAGAAGATGGTGTGCCTTGGCTTACACAAAAACCTATTGAACCCGGTACAACTTACACATATCGTTTTCCCATAATCCAGCACGGAACACATTGGTATCATTCCCACTCGGGTTTGCAAGAGCAAATTGGAATGTATGGCAGTTTTGTGATGCTAAAAAAGCAAAACGACCCAACTTTTAGAAAAGGCATCGATGATTTACCAACCGTTCCCCTGATGATAAGTGAATGGACAAATTATAATCCCAATAATATCAACCGAATGTTGCACAATGCCAACGATTGGGCAGCCATTAAAAAAAATGCAACACAGTCATACGCAGAAGCTATTCGAGAAGGGCATTTTAAAACAAAAATCAAGAACGAATGGAAACGGATGTTGGCGATGGACGTAAGTGATGTGTATTATGATAAAATTCTACTCAACGGAAATCACACAACCGATTTAAAAACGGTTGACGGAAAAACCTTGAAAGCAGGTGATAAAGTAAGATTAAGAGTTTCCAATGGTGGAGCTTCGTCCTATTTTTGGTTGCGGTATGCAGGCGGTAAAATTACTGTAGTTGCCAATGACGGTAACGATGTTGAGCCTGTTGAAGTGGACAGGTTGATTATTGCGGTTTCTGAAACTTATGATATTGTTGTAACCATTCCTTATGACGGTGTTTCTTACGAATTTTTGGCAACAACCGAAGACAGAACACAATCTGCAAGCTATTTTATTGGCAACGGCATCAAGCAATTAATTTCTCCGCTTCCAACATTAAAATATTTTGAGGGAATGAAAATGATGAATGATATGATGAAAATGGACGGCAATCTGGACGATATGGGAATGAAAATGAGTCTGAACCAAATGGATATGAACGTGGTAATGTATCCCGAAATAACAGGAGAAGCGAAGCAAAAACAAAAGCAAGACCATAGTCAGCACAATGTGGACAGCGACCCAAACCGCTACAATGCCAACGAATTAGGAGAAATAAAGACCCTGAATTATGCAATGTTGCAATCGCCCCATAATACAGAACTTCCTAAAGATGCTCCGGTGAAAGAATTAAAATTTACACTTACCGGAAATATGAACCGTTATGTGTGGAGTATGGATAACCGGATACTTTCGGAAGTGGATAAAATACCAGTGAAAAAAGGAGAAATACTGCGTATTACCATTTATAACAACTCTATGATGCGCCACCCGATGCACTTACACGGTTTTGATTTTAGGGTAATCAATGGTAAAGGCGAAAATGCTCCTCTCAAAAATGTGTTGGATATTATGCCGATGGAAACCGATACCATCGAGTTTTTGGCAAATGAAGAAGGCGATTGGTTTTTTCACTGCCATATCTTATACCATATGATGGGCGGAATGAATAGAGTTTTTGCAGTTGATGACTATCAAAATCCACACTTACCCAACAAGAAACAAGCCTACAATAAATTGCAAAGAGAAAGTAATATGCTGCACTTTATGATTGAAAATGATTTTGCAACCAATGGGAACGATGGTGAAGCAATGGTTCAAAATGCAAGATGGAGTTTGGGTACAGAATGGCGGTTGGGCTATAATGATATGCACGGCTACGAAGTAGAAACGCATTTGGGACGATACATCGGCAAAATGCAATGGTTTATGCCGTTTATTGGTTTTGATTACCGATACCGAAAAATGGGAATGGACGAACACGAAACAAACTTATTCGGACAAAAGAATGAAAAAGATACACGCAGAGCTGTTAGTTTAGGTTTTATGTACACCCTGCCAATGCTCGTTAACTTTCAGGCAGAAGTATATCACGATGGAATTGTTCGATTGTCTTTGATGCGTGAAGACATTCCGATTTCAAAAAGAATAAGAGCAGGTTTTATGGTCAATACCGATTTTGAATATATGGCTGAACTAAAATACATTATCAATAAAAATATGGGAATACGAACACATTATGACAGCGATATGGGATTTGGAGTTGGACTATCATTGAATTATTAA
- a CDS encoding DUF1772 domain-containing protein: MILNLIRFSNIIVAALLAGTSFGIWMGLNPTNYSPSAYIEQQQNLVQSLNALMVSLVISATLVTVVSAFLQRRNKSTFMTLLIAAFFFASCIFISRFGNLPIQTEMLNWRTDSLPDNWISLRDKWWSLHIMRTVAELIALALVAWTTSKTVLNISNEK, encoded by the coding sequence ATGATACTAAATCTTATACGTTTTTCGAACATCATTGTAGCGGCTCTACTTGCCGGGACAAGCTTCGGAATTTGGATGGGACTAAATCCTACCAACTATTCGCCTTCAGCTTACATAGAACAACAGCAAAATCTGGTTCAATCATTAAATGCATTGATGGTTTCCCTTGTTATTTCTGCAACTTTAGTGACAGTTGTTTCGGCATTTCTTCAACGTAGGAACAAGAGTACTTTTATGACATTACTTATTGCTGCATTTTTTTTTGCTTCGTGTATTTTCATTTCAAGGTTTGGAAATCTTCCAATCCAGACTGAAATGCTTAATTGGAGGACAGATTCTCTTCCTGACAACTGGATTTCGCTTCGTGACAAGTGGTGGTCGCTTCACATTATGCGGACAGTTGCAGAATTAATTGCTCTTGCACTTGTGGCTTGGACAACAAGTAAAACTGTTTTAAACATTAGCAATGAAAAGTAA
- a CDS encoding group III truncated hemoglobin, whose protein sequence is MRQIDNRSDINILVNSFYSKVRVDELLGPIFNAHISDDKWPEHLDKLTDFWETNLFGVAKFKGNPTQKHINVDKNLNYSIEQKHFGRWLQIWFETIDELYEGEYADKAKNSARKMSTGQYLAIWQQRPENKIEY, encoded by the coding sequence ATGAGACAAATTGATAACAGAAGCGACATAAATATTTTAGTGAATAGTTTTTATTCAAAAGTAAGAGTAGACGAACTATTAGGGCCAATTTTTAATGCTCACATTTCAGATGATAAGTGGCCAGAGCATCTTGACAAATTGACTGATTTTTGGGAAACTAATTTATTTGGAGTTGCAAAATTCAAAGGAAACCCAACGCAAAAGCATATCAATGTTGACAAAAATTTAAATTATAGCATTGAACAAAAGCATTTTGGGAGATGGTTGCAAATTTGGTTTGAGACTATTGACGAACTTTATGAAGGAGAATATGCCGACAAAGCTAAAAACTCTGCTCGAAAAATGTCGACAGGACAATATTTGGCTATTTGGCAACAACGACCAGAAAATAAAATAGAATACTAA
- a CDS encoding helix-turn-helix transcriptional regulator, which yields MTTEKDKASVRQKEIVAQYLHELDKHLTDLKNGMADKTFEIKDLAELLFVSPKHLSNTIQEVLGKSPCDIYEERLMEISKELLLTTNNTISHIAQTLTFDPSNFTKFFKSYEGKTPKQFRELNSKTELLTK from the coding sequence ATGACAACAGAAAAAGATAAAGCATCTGTTAGACAAAAGGAAATAGTTGCCCAGTATCTTCACGAGCTTGACAAACATTTGACCGACCTTAAAAACGGAATGGCTGACAAAACTTTTGAAATAAAGGATTTGGCTGAATTGCTATTTGTAAGTCCCAAACATTTGAGCAACACTATTCAGGAAGTATTAGGGAAATCGCCCTGCGATATTTATGAAGAGCGGCTTATGGAAATTTCTAAAGAACTTTTGCTTACAACCAACAACACCATCTCACATATCGCACAGACATTAACCTTTGACCCGTCTAACTTCACCAAATTTTTCAAGAGCTATGAAGGCAAAACCCCAAAACAATTTCGTGAACTAAATTCAAAAACTGAACTTCTCACCAAATAA
- a CDS encoding SDR family oxidoreductase encodes MTKKILITGASGGFGKLIVFALLQKGHSVAASMRDINGKNKSIADELSKAGAKIIEIDVTDDTSVNNGVQKAIAELNGLDVLINNAGTGVLGMQEFFTPADFQKIFDINVFGVQRMNRAVVPYFREKKDGLIVYTSSLLGRIALPFYGAYQASKWALEALAENYRVELSGFGIENCIVEPGGYPTSFNENLIKPSDKSREAAYGDFAKVPEIALQNFENVLKNNPQQDPQKVADAYAELLEKPKGEKPFRKAVDFIGMAEHIQKYNEHHEQIMTGLYTKFGTQGMLSVKK; translated from the coding sequence ATGACAAAGAAAATTCTAATAACAGGTGCAAGTGGTGGCTTCGGAAAATTAATCGTATTTGCACTGTTACAAAAAGGTCATTCAGTTGCCGCTTCTATGCGGGACATCAATGGGAAAAACAAATCCATTGCAGACGAACTGAGTAAAGCAGGAGCAAAAATTATAGAAATTGATGTTACTGACGATACAAGTGTAAACAATGGAGTGCAAAAAGCCATTGCAGAACTTAATGGCTTAGATGTTTTGATAAACAATGCAGGTACCGGAGTTCTTGGAATGCAGGAGTTTTTTACACCTGCCGATTTTCAAAAAATATTTGACATTAATGTTTTTGGGGTACAACGAATGAACAGGGCCGTTGTTCCCTATTTCCGTGAAAAGAAGGACGGTTTGATTGTTTATACTTCAAGCTTGCTTGGCAGAATAGCCTTGCCATTTTACGGAGCTTATCAGGCTTCAAAATGGGCATTGGAAGCTCTAGCAGAAAATTACAGGGTAGAACTTTCTGGTTTCGGAATTGAAAATTGCATTGTAGAGCCGGGAGGATACCCAACTTCATTTAACGAAAATCTAATAAAGCCAAGCGACAAAAGTAGAGAAGCCGCTTATGGCGATTTTGCAAAAGTGCCTGAAATAGCACTTCAAAATTTTGAGAATGTTTTAAAGAACAATCCGCAACAAGACCCTCAAAAAGTGGCAGACGCTTATGCCGAACTTCTTGAAAAACCCAAAGGCGAAAAACCATTCCGTAAGGCAGTTGATTTTATTGGTATGGCAGAACATATCCAAAAATATAATGAACACCACGAGCAAATAATGACAGGACTTTACACAAAATTTGGAACACAAGGAATGCTGAGTGTAAAGAAATAA